The Schizosaccharomyces pombe strain 972h- genome assembly, chromosome: I genome contains a region encoding:
- the msa1 gene encoding RNA-binding protein Msa1: protein MVVSSPSVSLLHSPVEKLSAQLEKTTLLQDIPPGSLSENDNSTTFIKPPLETASSSTPIPSSSSSGVLNPSSVRGKPVACLFVASLNSSRSEEELTATVKDYFQQWGPLLHVKVLKDWLQRPYSFVQFQNTDDASKALSEAQNTILDGRHIRIERAKVNRTIRISSAPHQPYITKKDIDNLLEPYGEVEDVTEIPDQSAFLVRFVYRDEAIAAYTALKHSAWPVLWAENVTYQNGHYKKKGSSPFSPPNAHSRRRKSQGKDQSNTPVIKAPAPIPFSVSSDPPSTMGRSNSAVQSPSYFAHSLVNSTEFSTPNESLSSLPSILPSIPSLESGKAELPTDGSFEQPGYPMNPSMMFAAMPPPIDPYSIFVGQLDPVNCTHYLLVDLFSKYGKVIDCKIIHQSKKPAFAFLRFDSQQAAYAAVCGKTRSPHQKKPLRVEFRQLRPMQQFSPQYQYPSYPYPMFPAPFSPPRNAMMPIPAPMDQFSTFHQSMATLPPGAVPTSIPQSYYPIYSPEMAMPQSYSPMYYTHNPPMDGN, encoded by the coding sequence atggttGTTTCCTCTCCGTCTGTATCTTTATTGCATTCTCCTGTCGAAAAATTATCAGCCCAACTCGAAAAAACAACGCTTTTACAAGACATTCCCCCAGGTTCTTTATCCGAAAATGATAATTCCACTACCTTTATAAAGCCTCCTTTGGAAACTGCATCATCAAGCACCCCTATCCCAAGTTCCTCTTCCAGTGGAGTATTAAATCCGTCGTCTGTCCGTGGAAAACCAGTTGCCTGTTTATTTGTTGCTAGCTTAAACTCTTCAAGGTCTGAGGAAGAGCTGACTGCCACTGTTAAAGATTACTTTCAACAGTGGGGTCCTTTGTTGCATGTCaaagttttgaaagattGGTTGCAAAGGCCTTATTCTtttgttcaatttcaaaatactGATGATGCATCGAAAGCACTTTCTGAAGCCCAAAACACGATATTGGATGGCCGTCATATACGTATAGAGCGCGCCAAAGTTAATAGGACAATCCGTATATCCTCTGCACCCCATCAACCTtacattacaaaaaaagacataGATAACTTATTGGAACCTTATGGCGAGGTTGAAGATGTCACGGAAATACCAGATCAATCCGCTTTCTTAGTACGGTTTGTTTACAGGGATGAAGCAATCGCAGCCTATACCGCGCTTAAGCATTCTGCCTGGCCTGTACTTTGGGCGGAAAATGTGACATATCAAAACGGTCACTATAAGAAGAAAGGTTCCTCCCCGTTTTCTCCACCTAACGCACATAGTCGAAGGCGAAAGTCGCAAGGCAAAGATCAGTCGAACACTCCTGTTATCAAAGCACCTGCCCCTATTCCATTCTCAGTTTCTTCCGATCCTCCTTCTACCATGGGAAGATCAAATTCCGCGGTTCAAAGTCCCTCATACTTTGCTCACTCATTGGTCAATTCTACTGAATTCAGTACTCCTAATGAATCTTTAAGCTCCTTACCGAGTATATTACCTTCAATACCCTCTTTAGAAAGCGGCAAGGCCGAACTCCCAACAGATGGTTCTTTTGAACAGCCTGGATATCCCATGAACCCCTCTATGATGTTTGCTGCAATGCCTCCACCGATTGATCCTTATTCTATATTCGTTGGCCAACTCGACCCAGTAAATTGCACACACTACTTACTAGTTGATctattttccaaatatgGAAAGGTAATCGattgtaaaataattcatCAAAGCAAGAAGCctgcttttgcttttctaaGGTTTGATTCTCAACAAGCCGCTTATGCTGCCGTCTGCGGTAAGACGAGGTCCCCACACCAGAAAAAGCCTTTGCGTGTTGAATTTCGTCAACTAAGACCAATGCAGCAATTTTCCCCTCAATATCAATATCCCTCCTATCCATATCCGATGTTTCCAGCGCCATTTTCACCACCTCGTAATGCAATGATGCCAATCCCTGCACCCATGGATCAGTTTTCAACATTTCACCAGTCAATGGCTACCCTTCCTCCTGGTGCCGTTCCCACATCAATTCCTCAGTCGTACTATCCCATTTATTCTCCAGAAATGGCTATGCCTCAATCGTACAGTCCGATGTATTATACGCATAACCCACCTATGGATGGGAATtag